In Leptospira bouyouniensis, the following proteins share a genomic window:
- a CDS encoding LIC11086 family outer membrane transporter — MKRLFCEITFHRIFSFILFLFVLFVNFSLYSHHTGSSDSPNATARFVDPFTGKREKPTNYLVMTQDYYQSTRENSHLFTTTAFAELNFFDGRFALNASVPWNYYQQRGREDAARIGKTYLGFKYQPFFDLDKPYFFVIEGAVGFPSGPDTDRFTGGNYYTGSGFIKLGYLYEKWSFVTKIGGLNPLSRPQPNNLQDNDGIPFYLRKPSATPPEPEYEFKKTTLVSAYVTYYLMPEISLFTGVLYRNPYNGVDYSKEKDKNNPSYFTEASAGFSWNFSEKYNMSLAYRYPLQRDREYRLYQSAWTFAFSMEWGSD; from the coding sequence ATGAAACGTCTGTTTTGCGAAATTACATTTCATAGAATCTTTTCATTTATTCTTTTTCTGTTTGTTTTATTTGTGAACTTTTCTTTGTATTCGCATCACACGGGTTCGTCGGATAGCCCCAATGCAACAGCAAGATTTGTGGATCCATTTACAGGGAAACGGGAAAAACCTACAAATTATCTGGTGATGACCCAAGACTATTACCAATCTACACGTGAGAATAGTCACCTGTTCACAACCACTGCGTTTGCGGAGTTGAATTTTTTTGATGGTCGGTTTGCCTTGAATGCTTCCGTACCTTGGAATTATTACCAACAACGAGGCAGAGAGGATGCGGCTCGCATTGGAAAAACATATCTTGGTTTTAAATACCAACCGTTTTTCGATTTGGATAAACCTTATTTTTTTGTGATTGAAGGAGCGGTTGGTTTCCCGAGTGGTCCTGATACGGATCGGTTCACAGGAGGGAATTATTATACTGGCTCTGGTTTTATCAAACTTGGGTATCTATATGAAAAGTGGTCTTTTGTGACAAAGATTGGTGGACTGAATCCGCTTTCTAGGCCACAACCAAATAATTTACAAGATAATGATGGGATTCCGTTTTATCTACGAAAACCGTCTGCCACACCGCCTGAACCAGAATATGAATTCAAAAAAACGACACTTGTTTCTGCGTATGTGACGTATTATCTGATGCCTGAGATCTCCCTTTTTACAGGTGTATTGTATCGAAATCCATACAATGGAGTTGATTATTCCAAAGAAAAAGACAAAAACAATCCATCGTATTTTACGGAAGCGAGTGCGGGATTTTCTTGGAATTTTTCTGAGAAATACAACATGAGTTTAGCATATCGTTATCCTTTACAGCGTGATCGTGAGTATAGATTGTACCAGTCTGCTTGGACCTTTGCCTTCTCGATGGAGTGGGGAAGCGATTGA
- the ccrA gene encoding crotonyl-CoA carboxylase/reductase yields the protein MSNVEIVPIGELPPIGVVPKKMHAQVIRPERYGEPKTSFQSEVIDVPEIGPNEVLVATMAAGVNYNNVWAALGYPVDVIAARNKKGEPEKFHIGGSDASGIVYKVGSEVKNVKVGDEVVVHCAMWDPKDPWVLSGKDPMYAPSQIIWGYESNWGSFAQFCKVQDHQCLPRPQHLTWEASAAYMLVAATAYRMLHHWKPNDVKPGDVVLIWGGAGGLGAMAIQIVKAAGGIPIAVVSSDDKIEFCKNLGAAGVINRNKFKHWGALTSDINKPEAFVEWTKQAREFGKAIWDIAGKGKNPQIVFEHPGETTLPTSVFVCETGGMVVICAGTTGFNATGDLRYLWMRQKRLQGSHFANDDNCRDLNQLVIDKKVDPVLAETYRFEQTGECHQLMRENKHPSGNMSILVGAKTTGLGKK from the coding sequence ATGAGCAACGTAGAAATCGTACCAATAGGGGAACTACCTCCTATTGGAGTCGTGCCAAAAAAAATGCACGCACAGGTCATTCGCCCGGAACGTTACGGCGAACCGAAAACTTCTTTCCAATCAGAAGTCATTGATGTTCCGGAGATCGGTCCGAACGAAGTTCTCGTGGCCACTATGGCTGCTGGAGTAAACTATAACAACGTTTGGGCGGCTTTAGGTTACCCTGTTGATGTTATTGCTGCGCGTAATAAAAAAGGTGAACCAGAAAAGTTTCACATCGGTGGCTCTGATGCTTCTGGTATTGTGTACAAAGTTGGTTCCGAAGTAAAAAATGTAAAAGTCGGTGATGAAGTTGTTGTCCATTGTGCGATGTGGGATCCAAAAGATCCATGGGTTCTTTCAGGCAAAGACCCAATGTATGCACCATCACAAATCATTTGGGGATATGAATCCAATTGGGGTTCCTTTGCACAATTTTGTAAAGTGCAAGACCACCAATGCCTCCCACGTCCTCAGCACCTAACATGGGAAGCATCCGCTGCTTATATGTTAGTTGCTGCGACTGCCTACAGAATGTTACACCATTGGAAACCAAATGATGTAAAACCTGGTGATGTTGTACTCATTTGGGGTGGTGCAGGTGGACTTGGTGCCATGGCAATCCAAATCGTAAAAGCAGCTGGTGGTATTCCAATTGCTGTTGTATCTTCTGATGATAAAATTGAATTCTGTAAAAACTTAGGTGCTGCAGGTGTGATCAACCGTAACAAGTTCAAACACTGGGGTGCACTCACTTCTGATATCAACAAACCAGAAGCATTCGTTGAATGGACAAAACAAGCACGAGAGTTCGGAAAAGCAATTTGGGACATCGCTGGCAAAGGCAAAAACCCACAAATCGTTTTTGAACACCCAGGGGAAACCACACTTCCAACTTCTGTTTTTGTATGTGAAACTGGAGGTATGGTTGTGATTTGTGCGGGAACTACTGGTTTCAATGCAACTGGTGATTTACGTTATCTTTGGATGAGACAAAAACGTCTGCAAGGTTCACACTTCGCAAACGACGATAATTGCCGTGACCTTAACCAATTGGTGATTGATAAAAAAGTGGATCCAGTTTTAGCAGAAACATATCGTTTCGAACAAACTGGTGAGTGCCACCAGTTGATGCGTGAAAACAAACACCCATCAGGTAACATGTCAATCCTTGTTGGTGCAAAAACGACAGGTTTAGGAAAGAAATAA
- a CDS encoding VOC family protein produces MFPRINLITLGVSDLQKSVHFYKTGLGWKKSLESNDKVAFFQIGALVFALFGEKDLADDIGIPFQKRQEYSGITLAQNVESEIEVDKIINGVRKLGAVILKEPQKVFWGGYSAYFKDFDGHIFEIAYNPFFPLNEKGEVVLNQ; encoded by the coding sequence ATGTTTCCAAGAATCAATTTGATCACACTCGGAGTTTCCGATTTACAAAAATCAGTCCATTTTTATAAAACAGGGCTAGGTTGGAAAAAGTCGTTAGAGAGCAACGACAAAGTTGCCTTCTTTCAAATCGGAGCATTGGTATTTGCATTATTCGGTGAAAAGGATTTGGCTGATGATATTGGAATTCCTTTTCAAAAAAGACAAGAGTATTCAGGAATTACGTTAGCTCAGAATGTAGAAAGTGAAATCGAAGTGGATAAAATAATTAACGGTGTACGTAAGTTAGGTGCAGTTATATTAAAAGAACCACAAAAAGTGTTTTGGGGTGGGTATAGCGCATACTTTAAAGATTTTGATGGCCATATTTTTGAAATTGCATACAATCCTTTTTTTCCACTCAATGAAAAAGGTGAAGTTGTATTGAATCAGTAA
- a CDS encoding zinc-dependent alcohol dehydrogenase family protein, producing MRQAEIKQFGLENLNLIEVPEPKEVGPTEVLVRLHAASLNYRDSLVVEGKYNPKFPLPLVPCSDGAGEVVKIGSQVTEWQVGDKVLLTFAPKWIAKEATHSEIRHTIGGPLPGTLRELAIVPETGLVKMPKHLSYEEAATLPCAALTAWSGLFQYSQLKPGEFVVVQGTGGVSIFALQFAKLMGAKVILTSSSDEKLERGKNLGADFLINYKDTKDWGKEVRRITNKVGADHIIEVGGAGTLEQSIAACRPFGVIHLIGILAGRSGELNLLPAVMNNLKIQGLVVGGRKAFIEMNQAIEQSELKPVVDKVFSLENAVEAIKYLRSGSHFGKIVITI from the coding sequence ATGAGACAAGCTGAGATAAAACAATTTGGACTTGAAAATTTAAACCTCATTGAGGTACCAGAACCAAAAGAAGTAGGACCAACAGAAGTTCTAGTTCGGTTACATGCTGCCTCATTGAATTATCGAGACTCACTTGTTGTGGAAGGGAAATACAACCCCAAGTTTCCTTTACCACTTGTTCCCTGCAGTGACGGGGCAGGGGAAGTCGTCAAAATAGGTTCCCAAGTCACCGAATGGCAAGTGGGAGACAAAGTACTCCTCACCTTTGCACCAAAATGGATCGCAAAAGAAGCAACCCATTCGGAAATTCGTCACACGATCGGCGGCCCACTTCCCGGCACCCTTCGTGAATTGGCCATTGTTCCTGAAACGGGTTTAGTCAAAATGCCAAAACATCTAAGTTACGAAGAAGCCGCTACCTTACCTTGTGCCGCACTCACTGCATGGTCGGGACTATTCCAATATAGCCAATTAAAACCAGGTGAATTTGTCGTTGTACAGGGTACAGGTGGAGTATCGATTTTTGCTTTGCAATTTGCAAAATTGATGGGTGCCAAAGTGATCCTCACATCTTCGAGTGACGAAAAACTAGAAAGAGGGAAAAACTTAGGTGCAGATTTTTTAATCAATTATAAAGACACGAAAGATTGGGGCAAAGAAGTTCGGCGGATCACAAATAAAGTAGGAGCTGATCATATCATTGAAGTGGGTGGGGCAGGTACTTTGGAGCAATCCATTGCCGCCTGTCGTCCGTTTGGTGTGATCCATCTGATTGGAATTTTAGCGGGTCGTTCAGGAGAACTCAATTTATTACCCGCTGTCATGAACAATTTAAAAATCCAAGGCCTTGTTGTAGGTGGTAGGAAAGCATTTATCGAAATGAACCAGGCGATCGAACAATCTGAATTAAAACCTGTTGTTGACAAAGTTTTCTCATTAGAAAACGCAGTGGAAGCCATCAAATACTTACGGTCAGGTTCTCATTTTGGAAAAATTGTGATTACGATTTGA
- a CDS encoding DUF2721 domain-containing protein, translating into MDHLTYNIPGLLFPAISLLMLGFTNRFFGLAGLSRQLLAEYETSKSEVLAKQIHNLRFRISLILYSQSAGILSLILCTCSLGMIPFYNLIAWIFFSISLLFMVVSLILALIEIHLSVNALDIERKSILDSSTQIKS; encoded by the coding sequence TTGGACCACTTAACGTATAACATTCCTGGTTTATTATTCCCTGCGATTTCCTTATTGATGTTAGGGTTTACCAATCGATTTTTTGGATTGGCTGGATTATCGAGACAACTTCTTGCAGAATATGAGACTTCCAAATCGGAAGTTCTTGCAAAACAAATTCATAATTTACGTTTTCGGATCTCTCTCATTTTATATTCGCAAAGTGCAGGAATCTTAAGTTTAATTCTTTGTACTTGTTCACTTGGGATGATACCCTTTTATAATTTGATTGCTTGGATATTCTTTTCGATATCGTTATTGTTTATGGTTGTCTCTCTCATTTTGGCATTGATCGAAATCCATTTATCAGTCAATGCATTGGATATTGAAAGAAAATCCATTTTAGATTCCTCTACCCAAATCAAATCGTAA
- a CDS encoding DUF1858 domain-containing protein → MTESTKPRFFKEMTVGEAIAIHPEAGLVFSSYHLGGCSHCSINEVETIEQVCMGYGVEVDTLIDSLNNLFAEE, encoded by the coding sequence ATGACTGAATCAACAAAACCACGCTTTTTTAAAGAAATGACCGTAGGCGAAGCAATTGCCATCCATCCGGAAGCGGGGCTTGTTTTCTCAAGTTACCACTTGGGTGGGTGTTCGCACTGTTCGATCAATGAAGTGGAAACCATTGAACAAGTATGTATGGGGTATGGAGTGGAAGTAGACACTCTCATCGACTCTCTAAACAATTTATTCGCAGAAGAATAA
- a CDS encoding 6-carboxytetrahydropterin synthase encodes MFTQENGKFYVRIEGRFESAHFLYQYFADGTDEPIHGHSWKVEVFLEGKTNIRPDGISYDFLTARNKLLELVHSIDHILINDHPDFKGINPTSENVARWFYYGLKEEVKASEGKIRRIVIHEGPENLAFFEPEA; translated from the coding sequence ATGTTTACCCAAGAAAACGGGAAATTTTATGTCCGCATCGAGGGACGGTTTGAGTCCGCTCATTTCCTTTACCAGTACTTTGCCGATGGAACGGATGAGCCTATCCACGGCCATTCCTGGAAAGTCGAGGTATTTCTCGAAGGAAAAACGAACATCCGCCCTGATGGAATTTCGTATGATTTTTTGACAGCAAGGAACAAACTTCTGGAACTTGTCCACTCCATCGACCATATCCTTATCAATGACCATCCCGACTTTAAAGGGATCAATCCTACATCTGAAAATGTAGCTAGATGGTTTTATTATGGGTTAAAAGAGGAAGTCAAAGCATCGGAAGGCAAAATCCGTCGCATTGTCATCCATGAAGGGCCTGAAAATTTAGCTTTTTTTGAACCTGAAGCCTAG